The following are encoded together in the Rhizobium tumorigenes genome:
- a CDS encoding TIM barrel protein, which produces MNSPFQLAACAEMLWRDRPIEWRASRLKELGFGVGLWNWPEHDLAKLEATGATFTIMNGYLEGRLTDDEGAAQLLKTARETATVGKRLGVQRLNLHGTGLGEGGLPIRPVEVVTGAMWLKARDTLCRVVELAEEEDVTFSLENLNLLVDHPGVPFGRAEDTLALVASIDHPRLTLNLDLYHAQIGEGNLIELCRKCLPWIGEIQVADVPGRLEPGTGEVNWKGVARALKAMGYTGPVAMEAYASGDPEEALVAFREAFTV; this is translated from the coding sequence ATGAACTCTCCCTTCCAGCTTGCCGCCTGCGCCGAAATGCTTTGGCGCGACCGGCCGATCGAGTGGCGGGCGAGCCGGCTGAAGGAACTGGGATTTGGCGTCGGTCTCTGGAACTGGCCGGAGCACGATCTTGCAAAGCTGGAGGCGACGGGCGCCACCTTCACTATCATGAATGGTTACCTGGAGGGTCGCCTGACCGACGACGAAGGTGCTGCCCAGCTGCTGAAGACGGCGCGAGAAACGGCCACGGTCGGCAAGCGGCTGGGCGTGCAGCGTCTCAATCTGCATGGAACGGGGCTGGGCGAGGGCGGCCTGCCTATCCGCCCTGTCGAGGTCGTGACCGGCGCCATGTGGCTGAAGGCCCGCGACACGCTCTGCCGTGTCGTCGAACTGGCTGAGGAGGAAGACGTCACCTTCAGCCTGGAAAACCTCAACCTGCTGGTCGATCACCCCGGGGTGCCCTTTGGTCGGGCAGAGGATACGTTGGCGCTTGTGGCCAGCATCGACCATCCGCGCCTTACGCTCAATCTCGACCTATATCATGCCCAGATCGGTGAAGGTAATCTGATAGAACTTTGCCGCAAGTGCCTGCCTTGGATCGGTGAAATTCAAGTTGCCGATGTTCCCGGACGGTTGGAACCTGGAACTGGCGAGGTCAACTGGAAGGGCGTGGCACGGGCGCTGAAGGCGATGGGTTATACGGGGCCGGTCGCGATGGAAGCCTATGCATCCGGCGATCCCGAGGAAGCACTCGTGGCGTTTCGCGAGGCCTTCACGGTCTGA
- a CDS encoding IMPACT family protein, with protein sequence MFSLRQPTSFEQSIKKSRFLAVAVAIADEDEARVQLSALADAGANHNCWAWRTGQTYRFNDDGEPGGTAGRPILQAIDGQSFDCVLVVVSRWFGGVLLGTGGLMRAYGGTAAACLRAADRVEVVPMVAAIAVVGFSDLALAKVRLLSIAGLSVVAEMFTEDGAVLSLSVPECQADRAAALLADSTNGRVQLDFGTVGNADALAGAAP encoded by the coding sequence ATGTTTTCCCTCAGGCAACCGACTTCGTTCGAGCAATCCATCAAGAAGAGCCGCTTCCTCGCCGTGGCCGTCGCTATTGCCGATGAAGACGAGGCGAGGGTACAGCTGTCTGCCCTTGCTGATGCCGGCGCAAACCACAATTGCTGGGCCTGGCGCACCGGCCAGACCTATCGTTTCAATGACGACGGTGAACCGGGCGGCACCGCTGGCAGGCCCATCCTGCAGGCGATAGACGGCCAGTCGTTCGACTGTGTGCTGGTCGTCGTCTCCCGCTGGTTCGGCGGCGTGCTGCTCGGAACAGGCGGGCTGATGCGCGCCTATGGCGGCACGGCCGCAGCCTGCCTCAGGGCGGCTGATCGGGTCGAGGTGGTGCCAATGGTGGCTGCGATCGCCGTAGTCGGGTTTTCCGATCTGGCTCTGGCAAAAGTGCGGCTGCTATCGATAGCCGGCCTCTCCGTAGTTGCCGAGATGTTTACCGAAGACGGCGCAGTGCTTTCCCTGAGCGTCCCGGAGTGTCAGGCAGATCGGGCCGCCGCCCTCCTCGCCGACAGTACGAACGGCCGCGTCCAGCTCGATTTCGGCACGGTGGGCAATGCGGACGCTCTAGCGGGGGCGGCGCCTTAG
- a CDS encoding YidB family protein, whose translation MNLGPMKALLGVLAVAGYQHREQIAEVLRNLTKSAQAPSPQQPGTQQSEEQAGGLGGLLGNLTQGGLGGLGSLLGSGSAGGILSGGLGGLLEQFQQNGHGDAANSWVSPGDNSPIENEQLSQALGPDVIKELTEKTGLSEQELLSRLSQDLPKAVNDLTPDGKIPDEKSFAQLLQ comes from the coding sequence ATGAATCTTGGACCCATGAAAGCCCTCCTCGGTGTCCTCGCTGTCGCAGGATACCAGCATCGTGAGCAGATCGCAGAGGTGCTCCGCAATCTTACCAAAAGCGCACAGGCACCATCGCCCCAGCAGCCCGGTACTCAACAGAGCGAAGAACAGGCGGGCGGTCTCGGCGGTTTGCTTGGCAATCTGACGCAGGGTGGTCTCGGCGGACTTGGAAGCTTGCTCGGCAGCGGTTCTGCGGGCGGAATTCTCAGCGGTGGGCTCGGCGGATTGCTTGAGCAGTTCCAGCAGAATGGCCACGGCGATGCCGCGAATTCATGGGTATCGCCCGGTGACAATTCGCCGATCGAGAATGAACAGCTCTCCCAGGCGCTGGGACCGGATGTCATCAAGGAACTGACGGAAAAGACGGGATTGAGCGAACAGGAGCTCTTGAGCCGCCTGTCACAGGATCTTCCAAAGGCTGTCAACGACCTTACGCCAGACGGCAAGATACCAGACGAAAAGAGCTTTGCTCAGCTTCTGCAGTAA
- the tuf gene encoding elongation factor Tu has translation MAKSKFERNKPHVNIGTIGHVDHGKTSLTAAITKYFGEYKRYDQIDAAPEEKARGITISTAHVEYETPARHYAHVDCPGHADYVKNMITGAAQMDGAILVCSAADGPMPQTREHILLARQVGVPAIVVFLNKVDQVDDEELLELVELEVRELLSSYDFPGDDIPIIKGSALAALEDSDKKIGEDAIRALMAAVDEYIPTPERPINLPFLLPIEDVFSISGRGTVVTGRVERGIVKVGEEVEIVGIRATAKTTVTGVEMFRKLLDQGQAGDNIGALIRGVTRDGVERGQILCKPGSVKPHKKFMAEAYILTKEEGGRHTPFFTNYRPQFYFRTTDVTGIVSLPEGTEMVMPGDNVTVAVELIVPIAMEEKLRFAIREGGRTVGAGIVASIVE, from the coding sequence ATGGCAAAGAGTAAGTTTGAGCGCAACAAGCCGCACGTTAACATCGGCACGATTGGCCACGTTGACCACGGCAAGACGTCTCTGACGGCAGCGATCACCAAGTATTTCGGCGAATACAAGCGTTACGACCAGATCGACGCTGCACCGGAAGAAAAGGCACGCGGCATCACGATCTCGACGGCACACGTCGAATACGAAACGCCTGCCCGTCACTATGCACACGTCGACTGCCCCGGCCACGCCGACTACGTCAAGAACATGATCACCGGTGCTGCCCAGATGGACGGCGCGATCCTGGTCTGCTCGGCCGCCGACGGCCCGATGCCCCAGACCCGCGAGCACATCCTGCTTGCCCGTCAGGTCGGCGTTCCCGCCATCGTCGTGTTCCTGAACAAGGTCGACCAGGTCGACGACGAAGAGCTGCTCGAACTCGTTGAGCTCGAAGTGCGCGAACTTCTGTCGTCCTACGACTTCCCGGGCGACGATATCCCGATCATCAAGGGCTCGGCTCTGGCCGCTCTCGAAGATTCGGACAAGAAGATCGGCGAAGACGCGATCCGCGCTCTGATGGCTGCTGTCGACGAATACATCCCGACGCCTGAGCGTCCGATCAACCTGCCGTTCCTGCTGCCGATCGAAGACGTGTTCTCGATCTCCGGCCGTGGTACGGTCGTGACCGGTCGCGTCGAGCGCGGCATCGTCAAGGTCGGCGAAGAAGTCGAAATCGTCGGCATCCGCGCAACGGCCAAGACGACGGTTACCGGCGTTGAAATGTTCCGCAAGCTGCTCGATCAGGGCCAGGCTGGCGACAACATCGGCGCGCTGATCCGCGGCGTCACCCGTGACGGCGTCGAGCGTGGCCAGATTCTGTGCAAGCCAGGTTCGGTCAAGCCACACAAGAAGTTCATGGCTGAAGCCTACATCCTGACGAAGGAAGAAGGCGGCCGTCATACACCGTTCTTCACCAACTATCGTCCGCAGTTCTACTTCCGCACGACGGACGTGACGGGCATCGTCTCCCTGCCGGAAGGCACGGAAATGGTCATGCCTGGCGACAACGTCACTGTTGCTGTCGAACTGATCGTGCCGATCGCCATGGAAGAAAAGCTGCGCTTCGCTATCCGCGAAGGCGGCCGTACCGTCGGCGCCGGCATCGTAGCCTCGATCGTCGAGTAA
- a CDS encoding DNA polymerase III subunit epsilon produces the protein MELKTDHALPTAGSRIRVIDLETGGNGPNDVCEIGWQDVTLGADGLWHVGEERGGLMVNPGRPISAETMAIHHIVDEDVADAPLWRDIAGRVLRPEGGVLALAAHRASFEQRYCTPRHSGGAAWICTWKCALRVWPHLASFSNQMLRYQRMPEGLIRELGLPAHRATPDAYVTAHHLRDLLNAAPLEQLLAWSTEPGLLPRVRSGPDRGKGWDRLSLEALQDFAKERDVDIRFSAETELRRREGTAPLPVAPTTGQGSLF, from the coding sequence GTGGAATTGAAAACGGACCATGCCTTGCCAACTGCCGGTTCCCGTATTCGGGTCATAGATCTCGAAACCGGCGGCAACGGCCCCAATGATGTCTGCGAGATCGGCTGGCAGGATGTGACGCTCGGGGCGGACGGCCTGTGGCATGTTGGAGAAGAGCGCGGCGGCCTGATGGTCAATCCGGGCCGCCCAATCTCAGCCGAGACGATGGCGATCCACCATATCGTAGACGAGGACGTTGCGGACGCGCCATTGTGGAGGGACATTGCAGGTCGCGTGCTCAGACCGGAGGGCGGAGTGCTGGCCTTGGCGGCCCACCGTGCGTCCTTCGAGCAGCGATACTGCACACCGCGCCATAGCGGCGGCGCTGCGTGGATATGCACCTGGAAATGCGCTCTCCGGGTCTGGCCACACCTTGCGAGCTTCTCGAACCAAATGCTGCGCTATCAGAGGATGCCGGAAGGCCTCATCCGTGAGCTCGGGCTGCCAGCCCACCGGGCTACTCCCGATGCCTATGTTACTGCCCACCATCTGCGCGACCTGCTGAATGCAGCCCCGCTGGAGCAGCTTCTCGCATGGAGCACCGAGCCGGGACTGCTGCCCCGCGTACGATCAGGACCCGACCGCGGCAAGGGCTGGGACCGTCTGAGCCTCGAAGCGCTGCAGGACTTTGCCAAAGAACGCGATGTCGACATCCGCTTCAGCGCCGAAACCGAATTGCGTCGCAGGGAAGGGACAGCTCCTTTGCCGGTTGCTCCAACAACGGGGCAGGGAAGCCTGTTTTGA
- a CDS encoding LysR family transcriptional regulator, with translation MANNSEQLFLDDLSIFLAVCETGGFRSAAKRLAMSPSSVSEKIAQLEARLGVPLLIRTTRSVMPTEAGRGLARRIAPLLSETRAALNDAASTHAEVRGLLRLNVTGAVMVDILPPLIDRFLDLHPRVRVEMVVEDRLVDATAAGCDAGIRYGEHLAQDMIAVPIGPRIQRLAAAASPDYLKARGMPLHPRDLLEHECIRLRFSSGSLVDLEFQKGEETVTVDPPGRLIVGVEAAATAIEWACRGRGVIATFENFIDPYLRSGALVPVLPEWWMPFEGPWLYFSSRFMPAPLRAFVDLIAAERASPSVGGLVPPRAGNA, from the coding sequence ATGGCGAACAATAGCGAACAACTATTCCTGGACGATCTCTCCATCTTTCTCGCGGTCTGCGAGACTGGCGGTTTCCGGTCTGCGGCAAAGCGGCTGGCAATGTCGCCGTCGAGCGTCAGTGAAAAGATCGCCCAGCTCGAAGCTCGACTGGGCGTGCCGCTTTTGATCCGCACCACCCGAAGCGTCATGCCGACAGAGGCCGGGCGCGGGCTCGCGCGGCGGATTGCGCCGCTTCTGAGCGAGACACGTGCCGCACTTAACGATGCAGCCAGTACGCACGCGGAAGTGAGAGGTCTGCTCAGGCTGAATGTCACCGGTGCAGTCATGGTCGATATCCTGCCGCCGCTGATCGACAGGTTTCTCGATTTGCATCCGCGCGTCCGTGTCGAGATGGTGGTGGAGGACAGGCTCGTTGACGCGACGGCAGCAGGCTGCGATGCCGGCATCCGCTACGGCGAGCATCTGGCGCAGGATATGATCGCGGTGCCGATTGGCCCGCGCATCCAACGGCTGGCAGCAGCAGCCTCGCCTGACTATCTCAAGGCACGCGGCATGCCCCTGCATCCCCGTGATCTGCTCGAGCACGAGTGCATCCGCCTCAGGTTTTCCAGCGGATCGCTTGTCGACTTGGAGTTCCAGAAGGGCGAGGAAACCGTCACCGTTGATCCGCCAGGCCGGTTGATCGTCGGGGTCGAGGCCGCCGCAACCGCCATCGAATGGGCCTGCCGGGGCCGTGGCGTTATTGCGACATTCGAGAATTTCATCGATCCCTATCTCAGGTCCGGCGCTCTGGTGCCGGTGCTGCCTGAATGGTGGATGCCGTTCGAGGGGCCATGGCTCTATTTTTCTAGCCGTTTCATGCCCGCTCCCTTGCGCGCCTTCGTCGATCTAATCGCTGCGGAACGGGCATCGCCCAGTGTTGGAGGGTTGGTGCCTCCTAGAGCCGGAAACGCGTAA
- a CDS encoding TrmH family RNA methyltransferase has product MSKDKAPGPTGPETTSGDHSQKDTHYATLRRAHRDAKRERGEIPTPQPQKRKRSAGDDWKPAPIAPDLVQLYGLHTVRAALENPERKLLKLSVTQNALVRLEIGPVDQLPYPVEMITPQDLDKILGPDAIHQGVMLETRPLPVRKLSALTDSPLLLVLDQVTDPHNVGAVMRSAVAFAAGAVITTMRHSPTESGVLAKSASGALELIPYIQVTNLSDTLGELHKLGFTTIGLDSDGPAPLEGTFSGDKVALVLGAEGKGLRQKTRETVNVLARLDMPGAIKSLNVSNAAAIALYAARSYLKP; this is encoded by the coding sequence ATGAGCAAAGATAAAGCCCCCGGCCCTACCGGCCCAGAAACCACGTCCGGCGATCATTCGCAAAAGGATACCCACTACGCCACGCTACGCCGCGCCCATCGCGACGCCAAGCGGGAACGGGGCGAAATTCCAACGCCCCAGCCGCAGAAGCGCAAGCGCTCCGCCGGCGACGACTGGAAGCCAGCGCCGATCGCACCCGATCTCGTCCAGCTCTACGGGCTGCACACCGTGCGCGCCGCACTCGAAAATCCCGAACGCAAATTGCTGAAGCTTTCGGTCACCCAGAACGCTCTGGTGCGCCTTGAGATCGGCCCAGTCGACCAGTTGCCCTACCCCGTCGAGATGATCACGCCGCAGGACCTCGACAAGATCCTCGGCCCGGATGCGATCCACCAGGGCGTCATGCTGGAGACCCGGCCGCTGCCGGTGCGCAAACTCTCGGCGCTGACCGACAGTCCGCTGCTGCTGGTGCTGGATCAGGTGACCGATCCGCACAATGTCGGCGCCGTCATGCGCTCCGCCGTTGCGTTCGCCGCCGGAGCCGTCATCACCACCATGCGTCACAGCCCGACCGAATCGGGCGTGCTTGCCAAATCCGCATCCGGTGCGCTCGAGCTCATTCCCTATATCCAGGTGACAAACCTTTCCGACACGCTCGGCGAACTGCACAAGCTCGGCTTCACGACAATCGGCCTTGATTCGGACGGCCCGGCACCGCTCGAGGGCACATTTTCGGGCGACAAGGTTGCACTGGTGTTGGGAGCCGAAGGAAAGGGCCTGCGGCAAAAGACGCGCGAGACAGTCAATGTGCTCGCACGCCTCGATATGCCGGGTGCCATCAAGTCGCTCAACGTCTCCAATGCCGCCGCCATCGCGCTCTATGCGGCGCGGTCCTACCTCAAACCCTGA
- a CDS encoding 3-deoxy-7-phosphoheptulonate synthase: MPTTDDLRILEITPLSPPSRVVADVPCSPNAAETVSAARAAVHRILTGEDDRLVVVVGPCSIHDPVAAVDYARRLVAERKRHQGELEIVMRVYFEKPRTTVGWKGLINDPRLDGSFKIEEGLRLARQLLVDINDLGLPAGCELLDTITPQYIADLVSWGAIGARTTESQVHRELASGMSCPIGFKNGTTGDIRIALDAVTAASQPHHFPAVTKDGRAAIASTSGNEDCHLILRGGKAPNFDAESVAAAAAESLKAGLPPRIMIDASHANSGKNPDNQPHVIDAIASQVAADDRRIIGTMLESNLIGGRQELVAGGKLTYGQSITDGCIDWETTVSVLDVLAKSVLARRG; encoded by the coding sequence GTGCCGACCACTGACGATCTGCGCATTCTCGAGATCACCCCCCTGAGCCCGCCATCGCGCGTCGTTGCGGACGTGCCATGTTCGCCAAATGCGGCCGAGACGGTCTCCGCTGCCCGCGCCGCCGTGCACCGTATCCTCACCGGCGAAGACGACCGGTTGGTGGTCGTCGTCGGCCCATGCTCGATCCACGATCCCGTTGCCGCGGTTGATTATGCTCGGCGTCTGGTGGCGGAGCGCAAGCGGCATCAGGGCGAACTCGAAATCGTCATGCGCGTCTATTTCGAAAAGCCTCGTACCACTGTCGGCTGGAAGGGGTTGATCAACGATCCCCGTCTCGACGGTAGCTTCAAGATCGAGGAAGGCCTGCGGCTTGCCCGCCAGCTGCTGGTGGATATCAACGACCTCGGCCTGCCTGCCGGCTGCGAGCTTCTCGATACCATCACGCCGCAATATATCGCCGACCTCGTCAGCTGGGGTGCGATCGGCGCGCGCACCACGGAGAGCCAGGTGCACCGCGAACTCGCCTCCGGCATGTCCTGCCCGATCGGCTTCAAGAACGGCACCACCGGCGACATCAGGATTGCGCTGGACGCTGTTACCGCCGCCTCGCAGCCGCACCATTTCCCGGCCGTCACCAAGGATGGCCGCGCCGCCATCGCCTCGACATCCGGCAACGAGGATTGCCACCTTATCCTGCGCGGCGGCAAGGCGCCGAATTTCGACGCCGAAAGCGTTGCCGCAGCCGCCGCCGAATCGCTGAAAGCCGGCCTGCCGCCGCGCATAATGATCGATGCCAGCCACGCCAACAGCGGCAAGAACCCCGACAACCAGCCGCACGTCATCGACGCTATCGCCAGCCAGGTTGCAGCCGACGACCGGCGGATCATCGGCACGATGCTGGAAAGCAATCTCATCGGCGGACGTCAGGAACTGGTGGCCGGGGGCAAGTTGACCTATGGCCAGAGCATCACCGACGGCTGCATAGACTGGGAAACGACAGTCTCGGTGCTGGACGTGCTGGCGAAATCAGTGCTGGCCAGGCGCGGCTAA
- a CDS encoding NAD kinase: MPRSFQSLCFLASPSPEALAAREELIAIYGQAPQEDADVMVALGGDGFMLQMLHNTMNSGKRVYGMNRGSVGFLMNDYRVENLDERIDAAVENAFHPLEMRTVNADGSESVALAINEVSLFRQSYQAAKLRVEIDGHVRLEELICDGLMVTTPAGSTAYNLSAHGPILPLEAPLLAITPVSAFRPRRWRGALLPNKVTVDITVLEPVKRPVNAVADNTEVKSVLSVRIAQTQDTTARILSDPDRSWSDRILAEQFSD; the protein is encoded by the coding sequence ATGCCGCGCTCATTTCAGTCCCTCTGCTTTCTGGCCTCGCCCTCACCCGAGGCGCTGGCGGCGCGCGAAGAACTGATCGCCATCTATGGCCAGGCGCCCCAGGAGGACGCCGATGTCATGGTGGCGCTCGGCGGCGATGGCTTCATGCTGCAGATGCTGCACAACACGATGAACTCCGGCAAGCGCGTCTACGGAATGAACCGCGGCTCGGTCGGCTTTCTGATGAACGACTACCGTGTCGAGAACCTCGACGAACGCATCGATGCAGCGGTTGAAAATGCGTTCCATCCGCTGGAGATGCGTACCGTCAATGCCGACGGCAGCGAATCGGTGGCGCTCGCCATCAACGAGGTCTCGCTGTTCCGCCAGTCCTATCAGGCGGCCAAGCTGCGCGTCGAGATCGACGGCCATGTGCGGCTGGAAGAACTGATCTGCGATGGCCTGATGGTCACCACACCGGCCGGCTCTACCGCGTACAACCTCTCCGCCCACGGCCCAATCCTGCCGCTGGAAGCGCCTTTGCTCGCCATCACTCCGGTCAGCGCCTTCCGTCCGCGTCGCTGGCGCGGGGCGCTGCTGCCCAACAAGGTGACGGTGGACATTACCGTGCTCGAGCCGGTCAAGCGCCCCGTCAATGCGGTGGCCGACAACACGGAGGTGAAATCGGTGTTGAGCGTCCGCATCGCCCAGACCCAGGACACCACCGCCCGCATCCTTTCCGATCCTGATCGCTCGTGGTCCGACCGTATCCTCGCCGAGCAATTTTCCGATTGA
- a CDS encoding cold-shock protein translates to MTTGTVKWFNSTKGFGFIQPDNGGDDAFVHISAVERAGMREIVEGQKVSYDLERDNKSGKMSACNLQAA, encoded by the coding sequence ATGACCACAGGCACAGTAAAATGGTTCAATTCCACTAAGGGCTTCGGCTTCATCCAGCCTGACAACGGCGGCGACGATGCTTTCGTCCATATCTCCGCTGTAGAGCGTGCTGGTATGCGCGAAATCGTTGAAGGCCAGAAGGTAAGCTACGACCTCGAGCGCGACAACAAGTCGGGCAAGATGTCTGCTTGCAACCTCCAGGCTGCATAA
- the prfB gene encoding peptide chain release factor 2 (programmed frameshift), with translation MRAEIENIVDEIKQAISLLRRHLDWDQAVRRLDWLNNKAEDPNLWNDASEAQKLMRERQNLEDSINGVRLLERQVDDNIEMIALGDEEGDADIVKEAEEGLKVLRTEAARRQVEAMLSGEADSNDTFLEVHSGAGGTESQDWANMLLRMYTRWAERQRFKVELLEVHDGEEAGIKSATLLIKGHNAYGWLKTESGVHRLVRISPYDSNARRHTSFSSIWVYPVVDDSIQIDINEGDCRIDTYRSSGAGGQHVNTTDSAVRITHIPSGIVVQCQQERSQHKNRATAWEMLRARMYEAELKKREDAANAEAASKSDIGWGHQIRSYVLQPYQQVKDLRTGVVSTAPDDVLDGEISPFMEAALAHRISGAADAAVDDID, from the exons ATGCGCGCCGAAATCGAGAATATTGTCGACGAAATCAAGCAGGCCATAAGCCTGCTGAGGAGGCATCTT GACTGGGATCAGGCCGTAAGGCGACTGGACTGGTTGAACAACAAGGCAGAGGATCCGAACCTCTGGAACGATGCATCCGAGGCACAAAAGCTGATGCGCGAGCGTCAGAATCTCGAAGACAGCATCAATGGCGTGCGGCTGCTTGAACGGCAGGTCGATGACAACATCGAGATGATTGCACTCGGCGATGAAGAGGGCGATGCCGATATCGTCAAGGAAGCCGAGGAAGGCCTAAAAGTTCTGCGCACCGAAGCGGCTCGCCGCCAGGTCGAGGCGATGCTGTCCGGCGAGGCTGACAGCAACGACACCTTCCTCGAAGTCCATTCGGGCGCCGGAGGTACCGAAAGCCAGGACTGGGCCAACATGCTCCTGCGCATGTACACCCGCTGGGCCGAACGTCAGCGCTTCAAGGTCGAATTGCTGGAAGTCCATGACGGCGAAGAAGCCGGCATCAAGTCGGCGACGCTGCTGATCAAGGGCCACAATGCCTATGGCTGGCTGAAGACCGAGTCGGGCGTCCATCGCCTGGTGCGCATTTCGCCCTACGACAGCAACGCCCGTCGGCACACGTCGTTTTCGTCGATCTGGGTCTATCCCGTCGTCGACGATTCGATCCAGATCGACATCAACGAAGGCGATTGCCGCATCGACACCTATCGCTCGTCCGGTGCCGGCGGCCAGCACGTCAACACGACGGATTCGGCCGTGCGCATCACGCACATTCCGTCGGGCATCGTGGTGCAGTGCCAGCAGGAGCGCTCGCAGCACAAGAACCGGGCGACAGCCTGGGAGATGTTGCGTGCCCGCATGTACGAAGCGGAACTGAAGAAGCGCGAAGATGCGGCCAACGCGGAAGCCGCTTCGAAATCGGATATCGGCTGGGGTCACCAGATCCGTTCCTACGTGCTGCAGCCCTACCAGCAGGTGAAAGACCTGCGCACCGGCGTTGTCAGTACCGCGCCGGATGACGTGCTCGACGGCGAGATCAGTCCGTTCATGGAGGCAGCTCTGGCGCACCGCATCAGCGGAGCCGCAGATGCTGCCGTAGACGACATCGACTGA
- a CDS encoding histidine phosphatase family protein encodes MIYLVRHGQTEFNAAGRWQGQVDSGLTALGRQQAERVGATLRGLIDPDSTAVFSSPLGRAADTAAIIAGATGLSDKIVFDPRLMEIGMGCWDGLTTYEIEMEWPGALDGLSRFEWFFHSPDGERFAGLAERLLGVLEEVKRHSAASKIIVSHGVAGRVIRGICAGLEQADALGLDVPQDAIFALDGGIVTRIDCQ; translated from the coding sequence ATGATTTATCTTGTCAGACACGGCCAGACCGAATTCAATGCTGCAGGCCGCTGGCAGGGCCAAGTCGATTCAGGCCTCACCGCGCTCGGCAGACAGCAAGCCGAGCGTGTCGGAGCGACGCTTCGGGGTCTGATCGATCCTGACAGCACGGCCGTATTCTCAAGCCCTCTCGGGCGCGCCGCAGACACGGCCGCCATCATCGCAGGCGCCACCGGCCTTAGTGACAAGATCGTATTCGATCCGCGCCTGATGGAAATTGGAATGGGCTGCTGGGACGGACTGACAACTTATGAAATCGAGATGGAATGGCCAGGTGCGCTCGACGGGCTCAGCCGTTTCGAATGGTTCTTCCATTCGCCCGACGGAGAGCGCTTCGCGGGCTTGGCGGAGCGCCTGCTGGGAGTGCTTGAGGAGGTCAAACGCCACTCGGCTGCGAGCAAGATCATCGTTTCGCACGGCGTCGCCGGACGCGTCATCCGGGGCATCTGCGCCGGCCTGGAGCAGGCGGATGCACTGGGCCTGGACGTGCCTCAGGATGCGATATTCGCCCTGGATGGAGGCATCGTCACGCGGATCGACTGCCAGTAA
- a CDS encoding AprI/Inh family metalloprotease inhibitor — translation MRPILALAVCAVSLLTLAGTVEAADADQLKAQAGTWLAAPQNGSKGCLLTFATTPAAGGYALTGSEACATAVPSLSNATAWTLSEDGTLSIVDVAHKTLVKFIQDEGSPWETEDGEPMWLLPALGTIDHVPTVDSIAGNWAIQKPEGTQPICALKLTGDKDGDGTTKVSPNGDCAAEFKDMKLTLWALEGFGLVLMSDDGTSISFDMKADGSFDKSLEDGGKPLKLVRQP, via the coding sequence GTGCGTCCTATCCTTGCCCTGGCGGTCTGTGCCGTTTCACTGCTGACACTTGCCGGCACTGTCGAGGCTGCTGATGCCGACCAGTTGAAGGCCCAGGCCGGCACCTGGCTGGCGGCGCCGCAGAACGGCAGCAAGGGCTGCCTGCTGACATTCGCCACTACACCTGCTGCCGGCGGCTACGCGCTTACCGGCTCGGAAGCCTGCGCTACGGCTGTTCCGTCGCTTTCAAACGCGACAGCATGGACGCTTTCCGAGGACGGCACGCTGTCGATCGTCGATGTGGCCCACAAGACGCTGGTCAAATTTATCCAGGACGAGGGATCGCCCTGGGAAACCGAGGACGGCGAACCGATGTGGCTCCTGCCCGCTCTGGGCACCATCGACCATGTCCCGACAGTCGACAGCATCGCCGGCAACTGGGCTATCCAGAAACCGGAGGGAACGCAGCCCATCTGCGCGCTCAAGCTGACGGGCGACAAGGACGGCGACGGCACAACCAAGGTGTCACCAAACGGTGACTGCGCTGCAGAATTTAAAGATATGAAGCTGACGCTCTGGGCTCTGGAAGGTTTTGGCCTGGTGCTGATGAGCGACGACGGCACGTCGATCTCGTTTGACATGAAGGCGGACGGCAGCTTCGACAAATCGCTCGAGGATGGCGGCAAGCCGCTTAAACTTGTACGCCAGCCCTGA